TCTCGACCTTGGCGTGCCGCGCCGCGTTGACCAGCGCCTCCCGGGCGGCGGCGACCAGCGCGCCGACCCGCTCGTCCGTCTCCCGGTCACCGACGACCACCGCCTCGACGGTGATCGCGAAGGTGTCCTCCACCTCGGCGGCGGCCTGCTCCAGGGCCGCGGCGAGCCGCTCGGTCGGCGAGCCGGCGGGCTTGTACAGCCAGCTCCGCAGCGACCGTTCCTGTCCCCGGGCCAGCCGCTGAACCATCTTCACGTCGCCCGCGTTGCGCTGGATCAGGGCCAGGGTGTGCAGTACCTGGTCGTGGATCATGGCGGCGAGTTCAGCCCGCTCCTGCTCCCGGATCCGGCCCTCCCGCTCCGCCCTCAACTGGTTGTACGTCCGCCAGAGCACCGGTGCGGCGACCACGCCGACACCGGCGAGCGCGACCAGGGCGAAGATCACCCCGTTGATCACCGCGTCGAAGTTCCCCTGCGGCCGGTACACCGCGACCACGCCGATCAACCCGACCGCGACCAGGACCCCGCCGCCGATGAACCGCAGGACGAACGCGCGCCGGTCGCTCTCCTCCACCACCGCACCGAGCCACGGCACCGGCAGCGACTCGCTCCACTGCCAGCGGCGCTCGGGGGCGGACTGGTGCCAGATCACGCCGGCACCGACGGCGATGATCGAAACCAGCCAACCGGCCGTCCCGGCCACCCCGGACTTGAAGATCACGACCTCGACCAACATCACCGCGAGTCCGATGACCACGAACGGCAACAGGTGGAAGACGTTGCGCCGGGGCGGCGGCCCGGTGCCACCCGGCCGGGGCGGCACGACCGCCCAGAACGCCGCGTAGAGCAACAGGCCCAGACCGCTGAACCCGAGCAGCAGAACGAACGCGATCCGCACCCACACCACGCGGATGCCCAGGTGCCAGGCGATGCCGGAGGCCACGCCGGCGACCATTCGGTGGTCGCGAGCGCGGTAGAGCCGGGGTGACTCGGTCGTGGCGCGGATCGGATGCTCCTCGTCCTGACAGATGGCGGTGGCCGACAGCCTGTCCCGGGGACCACCCCCGCGACATCCCTGGCAGCGACGCTTCGATGGTCACACGCGGTCCCGGTCGGCAGCCATGGGGACTCCCCGGACATCGCGCACCAGATATCTCAGGGTGGGCTCAGGGTTGTCGCCTGAGGCCGGCCGACCAGCGACGGCGCAGGATCGACCCATGACCGACGATGCTGCCGCCACGCGCGGAACGCCTGGTCCGGAAGGCGGCCCCGACCGAGCGGACAGCCCCGGCCGAACCACCGGCCCCGACCGGGCGGACGACCACCCGACTCCGGCGGCCGAACACCCCACCGCACCGGGTGAACCCGCCGGTCCGACCGGACCGGCCGACGGCCCGCCGGCACCGGCAGCCGGACCGGACTGGACGCCACCGCCGGGACCGACGGGAACACCACCACCGGAGGCCGGCGGAACGCCGCCCTCGGCCGGATCCGGCGGAACGCCGCCGCCGGGGGCGGGCTGGACCCCACCACCGGGCCCGGGCGACATGCCGCCGGGATTCGGCTTCACCCAGCGGTACGGACTCGTCCGCCCGAGCGAGGGGCGCTACCTCGCGGGCGTCTGCGCCGCGATCGGACGAGCCACGAACAGCGATCCGATCCTCTGGCGTGTCCTCCTCGCCGTACTGGGCTTCTTCGGTGGGATCGGCATCCTGGTGTACCTCGCCGCGTGGTTGATCATCCCGTCCGAGGGTGACACCGCCTCTCCGGTGGAGTCGATGCTGGGCCGGGGCCGGTCGAGCATGTCCCCGGTCACGGTGCTCGTGCTCGGCATCCTCGTCGCCCTCATGTTCGGTTTCATCGTCACCGACGCCTTCCGGGCGGTCCTGCTCGGTGCGGCGGTGCTGATCTGCGGTGCGCTGCTGCTGCACCGGGACCCGAACCGGGCCGGCTCGGGATGGCAACCGGGGGCCGGTGGTCCACCACCGCCGACAGGCCCGCCGGTCGGCTACCCCGGTCAGCCGTACCCGGGGCAGCCGTATACCGGTCAGCCGTACTCCGGTCAGCCGTACCCGCCCGCCACGCCCGGGGCCGGACACCCCGGCTGGTACGCCCCGGCGGCGCCGGCCACCGCGCCGAGCGGCTCGGTCGGGCAGCCCGTACCGGCGCCACCACCTCCGCCGGCCTGGCCCACCGGGTACGCCCCGACTCCGGCGGCGCCCCCCGCTCCTCCGCTGGGCGTGCCGCCCACTCCCACCGGCTACCGCCCGCCGTTCGCGCCGCACGGCCCGTACGCCACCGCCGGCACCCGGCCCGCGCCCGTACCGCCGCGCAAGACGAAGCAGCCGAAACGGCCCCGCGAGCGGTCCTCGCTGGGCGCCGCCACCTTCTCCATGATCTTCGTGGCGATCGGTCTGGTCGCCATCCTGGACCTGAGCAACCTGGTCCGGGTGATGCCGTCCACCTACTTCGCCGCCGTCCTGGTGACCATCGCCCTCGGGCTGCTGGTCGGCGCCTGGTTCGGCCGGGCCCGCTGGCTCATCGCCCTCGGGCTGGTCGCGGCCTGTGCCCTGGGCATCTCGACGGTCGCCGAGTCCTACACGAAGTTGCACAGCGAGGAGGACGTGGTCTGGGCACCGGCCAGTTACGAGGTGATGGCCGATCGCTACGAGACCCGGTTGGGCAGCGCGACCCTGGACCTCACCCGGGTGGAGTTCGCCGGCCGTGACGCCAAGGTGAGCGTGGATGTCGATCTCGGCGAGGTGAAGGTGATCCTGCCGCCGAACGTCGACGTGACCGTACGGGTCGACGTGAGCGCGGGCGACGCGTACATCCTGGGTCACCGGTACGGCAACTTTCCCGGCTCGGAACGGGATGTGACCGACTACGGCAACGACGGGGCCGGCGGCGGCCGGTTACTGCTCTCCCTAGAGGTCAACGCGGCCAGCGCGGAGGTGACACGATGAAGGCGCATCGTACCGACGGGGTGTCTCTGACATTTGCCCTGATCTTCCTCGGCGTCGCGGCCTGGTGGCTGTTCGCGCAGCTCACCCAGCTCGCGTTGCCGGCGGTCGGCTGGTTGCTCGCCTCGGCCCTGATCGTCGTCGGCGGGCTCGGCCTGATGGGTGCCCTGCGCTCCAGCCGGTCCGCACGACGGCAGACGGCCCAGCCCGGGACCACGTCGACCACGGATTCGTCGGCCCCGTCGACCACGCTGGTGGCCGACGCCGTCGGCACCGGATCGGCCGACGCGCCCACCAGGGAGTTCGATCGGCCCACCGCCGACGAACCGACCGCGAGACTGTTCGACCGGCCCCTCGACCCGTTCGACCGGCCCACCACGGACCTGTTCGACCGGCCCACCCCCGAACCCCTCGACTACGGGTCGGACCGGGACGAGACGTCGCGGGCAGCGGAGACGTCGGGCCGGGACGACACCGGGACGACACCGAGCGCGCAGACGTGGAACCGGGACGACACCGGGACGACACCGAGCGCGCAGACGTTCGACCCGGACGAGACCGGACCGATCCGGGACCGGACCTACCACCCCGGCGACCCCGACCGGGGCGACGAGCGGCGTCCGTGATCGATGCGGCTCGGTCAGGCGGTGCCTAAACTGGCCGGCGGAGGTTTCCACCTCCGCCGGCCGATCGTGCACAGTCGGTCGAAATCCGCCCCGCCGCGCGGCCTGCGTCACCATCGGCACGGCGTAGCCTGCGTCGGTATCGGCAGCCGTCCGTCCTGACCTCGCGAGGAGCCCGCCCGACATGACCCAGTCCCCCGCCGTACGCAGCACCGGCCCCGGCCGTCCGGTCC
The nucleotide sequence above comes from Plantactinospora soyae. Encoded proteins:
- a CDS encoding PspC domain-containing protein, giving the protein MRATTESPRLYRARDHRMVAGVASGIAWHLGIRVVWVRIAFVLLLGFSGLGLLLYAAFWAVVPPRPGGTGPPPRRNVFHLLPFVVIGLAVMLVEVVIFKSGVAGTAGWLVSIIAVGAGVIWHQSAPERRWQWSESLPVPWLGAVVEESDRRAFVLRFIGGGVLVAVGLIGVVAVYRPQGNFDAVINGVIFALVALAGVGVVAAPVLWRTYNQLRAEREGRIREQERAELAAMIHDQVLHTLALIQRNAGDVKMVQRLARGQERSLRSWLYKPAGSPTERLAAALEQAAAEVEDTFAITVEAVVVGDRETDERVGALVAAAREALVNAARHAKVETVSLYAEVEPEQVSVFVRDRGAGFDLATVEDHRHGVRGSIIGRMKRHGGRAEIRSTPGDGTEVRLFLPIPREGTPPGKDR
- a CDS encoding PspC domain-containing protein → MTDDAAATRGTPGPEGGPDRADSPGRTTGPDRADDHPTPAAEHPTAPGEPAGPTGPADGPPAPAAGPDWTPPPGPTGTPPPEAGGTPPSAGSGGTPPPGAGWTPPPGPGDMPPGFGFTQRYGLVRPSEGRYLAGVCAAIGRATNSDPILWRVLLAVLGFFGGIGILVYLAAWLIIPSEGDTASPVESMLGRGRSSMSPVTVLVLGILVALMFGFIVTDAFRAVLLGAAVLICGALLLHRDPNRAGSGWQPGAGGPPPPTGPPVGYPGQPYPGQPYTGQPYSGQPYPPATPGAGHPGWYAPAAPATAPSGSVGQPVPAPPPPPAWPTGYAPTPAAPPAPPLGVPPTPTGYRPPFAPHGPYATAGTRPAPVPPRKTKQPKRPRERSSLGAATFSMIFVAIGLVAILDLSNLVRVMPSTYFAAVLVTIALGLLVGAWFGRARWLIALGLVAACALGISTVAESYTKLHSEEDVVWAPASYEVMADRYETRLGSATLDLTRVEFAGRDAKVSVDVDLGEVKVILPPNVDVTVRVDVSAGDAYILGHRYGNFPGSERDVTDYGNDGAGGGRLLLSLEVNAASAEVTR
- a CDS encoding phage holin family protein — protein: MKAHRTDGVSLTFALIFLGVAAWWLFAQLTQLALPAVGWLLASALIVVGGLGLMGALRSSRSARRQTAQPGTTSTTDSSAPSTTLVADAVGTGSADAPTREFDRPTADEPTARLFDRPLDPFDRPTTDLFDRPTPEPLDYGSDRDETSRAAETSGRDDTGTTPSAQTWNRDDTGTTPSAQTFDPDETGPIRDRTYHPGDPDRGDERRP